In Treponema primitia ZAS-2, a genomic segment contains:
- the murD gene encoding UDP-N-acetylmuramoyl-L-alanine--D-glutamate ligase, whose protein sequence is MEGSAETRQPFRGMKALVMGLGLHGGGLESARYLADHGAELTVTDLRDETALSPSIEKLKAAGITARYVLGRHDIKDFEQADLVIKNPGVRPNSPYLQAARRIETDISLFLAASPARLIAVTGSKGKSSTSSAIHWVLDKARAKGLLSGKAYLGGNITLSPLTFLDGLRAEDDVVLELSSWQLGDLRGKMSSVPNPGNRALLKPRAAVITSIMPDHLDWYGAMEAYVADKRVICQGQDGRDVTVAPDDSWGQSFLGETKGRHLVYGMKPPDGDRAGGWVDDASGCGLARLGSGDIVEVVPAQLLTPGVHQKKNLLAAALSLLDLGLPADFIRESLGTFPGIEHRLEFFHEARGIRFYNDTAATIPEAAAAALEAFDRPVVLITGGTDKNLDFSCLAKAAVKAKALVLLAGTGSEKLRSLLDQAGIPYRGPFGTVDEAVKSALEAAEAGDVVALSPGCASFGMFLNEFDRGRRWKEAALRLA, encoded by the coding sequence ATGGAAGGGAGTGCGGAAACAAGGCAGCCATTCAGGGGGATGAAGGCCCTGGTTATGGGGCTGGGCCTCCACGGGGGGGGGCTGGAATCCGCCCGCTACCTGGCGGACCACGGGGCGGAACTGACTGTAACGGATCTGCGGGATGAAACAGCTCTGTCCCCATCAATAGAAAAACTCAAGGCCGCCGGGATCACAGCCCGCTATGTCCTGGGCCGCCACGATATCAAGGATTTTGAACAGGCGGATCTGGTGATTAAAAACCCCGGTGTACGGCCGAATTCCCCCTACCTCCAAGCGGCCCGGCGCATTGAGACGGATATCTCCCTTTTCCTGGCTGCCTCCCCAGCCCGGCTTATCGCGGTTACCGGTTCCAAGGGCAAATCCAGCACTTCCTCGGCGATACACTGGGTGCTGGATAAGGCACGGGCCAAGGGCTTGCTTTCCGGGAAGGCCTACCTGGGAGGTAACATCACCCTTTCGCCCCTCACTTTTCTGGATGGGCTGAGGGCGGAGGATGATGTGGTGCTGGAGCTTTCTAGTTGGCAGTTGGGGGATCTGCGGGGAAAAATGAGCTCTGTCCCCAATCCGGGAAACAGGGCGCTGCTTAAACCCCGGGCGGCGGTGATTACATCCATCATGCCCGACCACCTGGACTGGTATGGCGCCATGGAAGCCTATGTAGCGGACAAACGGGTGATTTGTCAGGGCCAGGATGGGAGGGATGTCACTGTAGCCCCGGATGATTCCTGGGGACAGAGCTTCCTTGGGGAAACAAAGGGCCGCCACCTGGTTTACGGTATGAAGCCCCCGGATGGGGACAGAGCCGGCGGCTGGGTTGACGACGCCAGCGGCTGTGGCCTGGCCAGGCTGGGTTCAGGGGACATCGTCGAAGTCGTCCCGGCACAGCTCCTGACACCGGGGGTCCACCAGAAAAAGAACCTTCTCGCCGCAGCTCTGTCCCTCCTGGACCTGGGGCTGCCAGCGGATTTTATCCGGGAAAGCCTGGGGACTTTTCCGGGCATTGAACACCGGCTGGAATTTTTCCATGAGGCAAGGGGGATACGGTTCTACAACGACACCGCCGCCACCATCCCCGAAGCCGCCGCCGCCGCTTTGGAGGCTTTTGACCGGCCTGTGGTGCTGATCACCGGGGGCACCGACAAGAACCTGGACTTCAGTTGTCTGGCCAAGGCGGCGGTCAAGGCAAAAGCCCTGGTACTCCTGGCCGGAACCGGCAGCGAAAAGCTCCGGAGCCTTCTGGATCAGGCGGGCATCCCCTACCGGGGGCCCTTTGGTACCGTGGATGAGGCGGTCAAATCCGCCCTGGAGGCGGCTGAGGCGGGGGATGTGGTGGCGTTGTCCCCAGGCTGTGCTTCCTTTGGGATGTTTTTGAACGAATTTGACCGGGGCCGCCGCTGGAAAGAGGCGGCCCTGCGGCTTGCATAA
- a CDS encoding DUF2804 domain-containing protein, translating into MAPIETDTQRPILDETGKPVNFGWARSPLFLYNKDLVHPPYGRITESERYIIFSPTHLMIFDVMDGGCLGYISISVVSLKDKKRSTQPFTIPFPLGIFDLPSSSETGSARIQRKKFAIDFSAMEGGSRIIKVDIPRFGHHRRLRGEVVLSPPPGAESMVTCSPWRREKNAFWYTRRSPWYIAEGVMQFGSTELVFLKDKAWGIFDWNRGVRPRGDIRLWAAACGKSGGRQIGFNVGYSSADSGPGTENAFFAEGKLHKLDQVTFHIPPTDWLEPWRFTSNDKRLEMTFTPHQERSDRNVMFFHTLTRRQVCGSFSGKVILDDGAKLEFQDITGFAERRKTRF; encoded by the coding sequence ATGGCGCCCATTGAAACAGATACTCAGCGGCCGATTCTGGACGAAACCGGTAAGCCGGTCAATTTCGGCTGGGCCCGCTCGCCTCTTTTCCTCTATAACAAGGATTTAGTTCACCCCCCCTACGGGCGCATCACCGAATCGGAACGGTACATCATCTTTTCCCCCACCCACCTCATGATCTTTGACGTGATGGACGGCGGATGCCTGGGGTACATCAGTATAAGTGTGGTTTCCCTGAAGGATAAAAAACGGTCCACCCAGCCTTTCACCATTCCTTTCCCTTTGGGGATCTTCGATTTGCCTTCGAGCAGTGAAACCGGTTCTGCCCGGATACAGCGGAAAAAGTTCGCCATCGACTTTTCCGCCATGGAAGGGGGAAGTCGGATCATCAAAGTGGACATCCCCCGTTTCGGCCACCATCGGCGCCTGAGGGGGGAAGTGGTACTGAGCCCGCCTCCGGGAGCTGAATCTATGGTGACCTGCTCTCCCTGGCGGCGGGAAAAAAACGCCTTCTGGTATACCCGGCGCTCCCCCTGGTACATAGCCGAAGGGGTCATGCAGTTCGGCAGCACCGAGTTGGTCTTTCTCAAAGACAAGGCTTGGGGTATCTTTGACTGGAACCGGGGGGTCCGTCCCCGTGGGGACATCCGCCTTTGGGCCGCCGCCTGCGGTAAGTCCGGGGGTCGGCAGATAGGTTTTAACGTGGGATACAGCAGCGCCGATTCCGGCCCGGGTACGGAAAACGCCTTTTTTGCCGAGGGGAAGCTCCACAAACTGGATCAGGTAACCTTCCATATCCCCCCGACGGACTGGCTTGAGCCCTGGCGTTTTACCAGCAACGACAAACGGCTCGAAATGACCTTCACTCCCCACCAGGAACGGTCCGACCGGAACGTCATGTTCTTTCACACCCTTACCCGCCGCCAGGTTTGCGGCTCTTTTTCCGGCAAGGTGATCCTGGACGACGGCGCAAAACTGGAATTTCAGGATATCACGGGCTTCGCGGAACGACGGAAAACCCGCTTTTAG
- a CDS encoding TylF/MycF/NovP-related O-methyltransferase codes for MTFCNPGYGPVCGLGIYSVLRAVTVQRTREVSAITTGAKMIGKLVLTAINRLVNNIILGRVRNNLVYKDDFVRNSSLELVAYEIFEKKLLGCVAELGVFRGEFAQLINTLFPERKLYLFDTFEGFDHRDVKIEIENGFSTAKKQDYYNSSVDLVLDKMKYPESCIVKKGYFPETITDVEEKFVFVSIDVDLYEPIYNGLLFFYPRLQHGGYIFVHDYNNISFGGAKAAVQKFAREFNISYFPLSDGCGTAVFVK; via the coding sequence TTGACTTTTTGTAACCCAGGGTATGGACCTGTTTGCGGATTAGGTATATACTCCGTCCTACGTGCCGTCACCGTGCAGCGTACTAGAGAAGTCTCAGCTATTACAACAGGAGCGAAGATGATAGGTAAGCTGGTTTTGACGGCAATTAATCGGTTGGTTAATAATATTATTTTGGGCAGGGTACGGAATAACTTAGTCTATAAAGACGACTTTGTCCGTAATTCCTCCCTGGAACTTGTGGCCTATGAAATTTTTGAAAAAAAGCTGCTGGGATGTGTTGCTGAACTAGGGGTATTCAGGGGTGAATTCGCCCAGCTTATCAATACCTTGTTTCCTGAGAGAAAACTGTATTTATTTGACACCTTTGAAGGGTTTGATCACAGGGATGTAAAAATAGAAATCGAAAATGGTTTTTCCACCGCAAAAAAACAAGATTACTACAATTCAAGCGTTGATTTGGTATTGGATAAAATGAAATACCCCGAAAGCTGTATAGTTAAAAAGGGTTATTTCCCCGAAACAATAACAGACGTAGAAGAAAAATTTGTGTTTGTCAGTATTGATGTGGATCTATATGAACCGATTTATAACGGGCTTTTGTTCTTTTACCCCCGATTGCAGCACGGTGGATATATTTTTGTGCATGATTATAACAATATAAGCTTCGGCGGCGCTAAAGCGGCGGTACAAAAATTCGCAAGAGAATTTAACATTTCCTATTTTCCTTTAAGCGATGGCTGCGGTACCGCAGTATTTGTAAAGTAA
- a CDS encoding UDP-N-acetylmuramoyl-L-alanyl-D-glutamate--2,6-diaminopimelate ligase: MERCLSDFFTDGISWQAELLEKNGREDPLITGLEYDSRKVKPGNLFFALPGLHTDGHRFIPDAIQRGAAAILYQDELTEFQDGVLYLRARNSRAAMSPVASSFYNNPSKQLTIIGVTGTEGKSTTVYLIYQFLLLAGKKAGFVSTVQYSDGTGELWNPEHQTTPEAITIHRLLADMVANGAEYAVIEASSHGLSPKTNRLGDVAFDVSVMTNVTHEHLEFHGTWEQYRDDKANLFRTLDHYDHLKGVHLQKTEALPPSFGVANADDPSVGYFASATLHKTYTYSTRGKDADISLRSVESAVNGNWYEALIRETGEVVDIRDRLPGAFNAGNVLASLLVVSGLLFVPVKDLIPLVTKLKPVRGRMTKVQRGQPFEVLVDYAHTPSSFETIFPPLRERIDRTGGRIISLFGSAGERDTKKRPEQGRIAADWSDLVFLTDEDPRGEVPLTILEEIALGCPEGKRGENLFLIPDRSQAIRKAFSLAESGDLVLLLGKGHENSIIYATETIAYDEIAEAEKALGEMGFTGTN, from the coding sequence ATGGAACGTTGTTTATCTGATTTTTTCACCGATGGTATTTCCTGGCAAGCGGAGTTATTGGAAAAAAATGGCCGGGAGGATCCTCTGATCACGGGGCTTGAATACGACTCCCGTAAGGTTAAGCCGGGGAACCTCTTTTTTGCCCTACCGGGACTGCATACCGACGGGCACCGGTTTATCCCCGATGCCATACAGAGGGGGGCGGCGGCGATTCTGTATCAGGATGAGTTGACCGAATTCCAGGATGGAGTCCTGTATCTGCGGGCGCGAAATTCCCGGGCTGCCATGTCCCCGGTGGCGTCTTCCTTCTATAATAACCCCTCCAAACAGTTAACTATTATCGGGGTAACCGGCACCGAGGGGAAAAGCACCACGGTTTACCTGATCTACCAGTTTCTGCTCCTGGCCGGAAAAAAAGCGGGGTTCGTTTCTACAGTACAGTACAGTGATGGTACCGGTGAGCTCTGGAACCCGGAGCATCAGACTACCCCGGAGGCTATCACCATACACAGGCTCCTGGCTGATATGGTCGCAAACGGCGCCGAATATGCGGTGATTGAGGCCAGTTCCCACGGCCTTTCCCCAAAGACCAACCGCCTGGGGGATGTGGCCTTTGATGTAAGCGTCATGACCAACGTGACCCATGAGCACCTGGAATTTCACGGCACCTGGGAGCAGTACCGGGATGACAAGGCCAATCTTTTCCGCACCCTGGACCACTACGATCATCTTAAAGGCGTCCATTTACAAAAAACCGAGGCGCTCCCCCCTTCTTTCGGAGTAGCCAATGCGGATGACCCCAGCGTCGGCTATTTCGCCTCCGCCACCCTGCATAAAACCTATACCTACAGTACCCGGGGCAAAGACGCGGACATTTCCCTGCGGAGCGTAGAAAGCGCCGTTAATGGCAACTGGTATGAGGCGTTGATCCGGGAAACCGGGGAAGTAGTGGATATCCGGGACCGTTTGCCCGGGGCTTTTAATGCCGGGAATGTCCTGGCAAGCCTCCTCGTCGTTTCAGGGCTCCTCTTTGTGCCGGTAAAAGACTTGATCCCACTGGTAACCAAGCTCAAACCGGTCCGAGGGCGTATGACAAAGGTTCAAAGAGGACAACCCTTTGAAGTGTTGGTGGACTATGCCCATACTCCCTCTTCTTTTGAAACGATTTTCCCTCCCTTACGGGAACGAATAGACAGAACCGGGGGTCGCATCATCAGCCTCTTCGGTTCCGCCGGGGAGCGGGACACCAAAAAGCGGCCTGAACAGGGCCGGATCGCCGCCGACTGGTCGGATTTAGTGTTCCTCACCGACGAGGATCCCCGGGGCGAGGTACCCCTGACCATCCTGGAGGAAATCGCCCTAGGCTGTCCTGAGGGTAAACGAGGCGAGAACCTCTTCCTCATTCCGGATCGAAGCCAGGCCATACGGAAGGCCTTTTCTCTGGCTGAGAGCGGGGACCTGGTCCTCCTCCTGGGGAAGGGTCACGAGAATTCGATTATATATGCGACAGAAACCATAGCCTACGACGAGATCGCCGAGGCAGAAAAGGCCCTGGGGGAAATGGGCTTTACCGGAACAAACTAA